In a single window of the Phycisphaerales bacterium AB-hyl4 genome:
- a CDS encoding ABC transporter permease: MMRAYRAVLTLRFREVLQYRAAAWAGVFTQVVFGFIILMVLKAFYASSEAEPPLGVGQLLAYVWLGQALFSLMPWNVDREVQAMIRSGAVAYELARPMDTYTLWFCRTTGWRLAAVSLRALPLLVIVAGVFPLVGMHEWALPGPASWLALGAFVAAMVVAILLAVTITMLMHVVMLWTLDAEGITRIAPAIVMLGAGMIIPLPLFPDAVQPLLMALPFRGLLDVPVRLYSGHIPVSEAAAHLALGLAWVVGLVALGRWMMTRGLRQIAVQGG, encoded by the coding sequence ATGATGCGAGCGTACCGGGCGGTGCTGACCCTGCGTTTTCGCGAAGTGCTGCAGTACCGGGCGGCGGCGTGGGCCGGTGTGTTCACGCAGGTGGTGTTCGGCTTCATCATCCTGATGGTGCTCAAGGCGTTTTATGCATCCAGCGAAGCAGAGCCGCCGCTGGGTGTGGGGCAATTGCTGGCGTATGTCTGGCTGGGGCAGGCATTGTTCTCACTCATGCCGTGGAACGTGGATCGCGAGGTGCAGGCGATGATCCGCAGTGGGGCGGTGGCATACGAACTGGCGCGGCCGATGGACACGTACACGCTGTGGTTCTGCCGCACGACGGGCTGGCGGCTGGCGGCGGTGTCGTTGCGGGCGTTGCCGTTGCTGGTGATCGTGGCGGGTGTGTTTCCGCTGGTGGGCATGCATGAATGGGCGCTGCCGGGGCCGGCGTCGTGGCTGGCGTTGGGCGCGTTCGTGGCGGCGATGGTGGTGGCAATCCTGCTAGCGGTAACGATCACAATGCTGATGCATGTGGTCATGCTCTGGACGCTGGATGCCGAGGGGATCACCCGAATCGCCCCGGCCATCGTGATGCTGGGCGCGGGCATGATCATTCCGTTGCCGCTGTTTCCCGATGCGGTGCAGCCGCTGCTGATGGCGCTGCCGTTTCGGGGTCTGCTTGACGTGCCGGTGCGGCTGTACAGCGGGCATATTCCGGTGAGCGAAGCGGCGGCCCATCTCGCGCTGGGGTTGGCGTGGGTGGTTGGCTTGGTCGCGCTCGGACGATGGATGATGACCCGCGGGCTGCGGCAAATCGCGGTGCAAGGGGGCTGA
- a CDS encoding BlaI/MecI/CopY family transcriptional regulator gives MDPHQNLSRRERQIMNALYAEGELSVNQLQEHLPDPPTSMAIRNMVLILDRKGLLARRKVGREYLYRAKAPRRRTGQSAMQKVVQTFFDGSVEQAFGAYLAGRKVKLTEEQRQRLHQMIDDARDRGD, from the coding sequence ATGGACCCGCACCAGAACCTCAGCCGCCGGGAACGGCAGATCATGAACGCGCTTTATGCCGAGGGCGAGTTGAGCGTCAATCAGTTGCAGGAACATTTGCCCGACCCGCCGACGTCGATGGCGATCCGCAACATGGTGCTCATCCTCGATCGCAAGGGGCTGCTTGCCCGCCGGAAGGTCGGGCGGGAGTATCTGTACCGGGCCAAGGCCCCGCGCCGACGCACCGGGCAGTCGGCGATGCAGAAAGTGGTGCAGACCTTCTTCGACGGCTCGGTGGAGCAGGCGTTCGGGGCGTACCTGGCCGGACGGAAGGTGAAACTGACTGAAGAGCAGCGGCAGCGGCTGCACCAGATGATCGACGACGCCCGCGACCGCGGCGACTGA
- a CDS encoding PadR family transcriptional regulator — translation MDFSSELVRGSVVPVVLALLREKPMYGYEMVKLVNARTNGLFEWREGTLYPTLHRLEAERLIKAKWQAGESGKRRKYYMLTRRGQSELAKRAEEWQQFAGAMNMLLAKG, via the coding sequence ATGGACTTTTCCAGTGAACTGGTGCGCGGCAGCGTGGTGCCGGTGGTGCTCGCGCTGCTCCGCGAGAAGCCGATGTACGGCTACGAGATGGTCAAGCTCGTCAATGCCCGCACCAACGGGCTCTTCGAGTGGCGTGAAGGCACGCTCTACCCCACCCTGCACCGGCTGGAAGCTGAGCGGTTGATTAAGGCCAAGTGGCAAGCCGGCGAGAGCGGCAAGCGGCGGAAATATTACATGCTCACCCGCCGCGGCCAGAGCGAACTGGCGAAGCGGGCCGAAGAGTGGCAGCAGTTTGCTGGGGCGATGAACATGCTGTTGGCCAAAGGCTGA
- a CDS encoding ATP-binding cassette domain-containing protein: MPQIVVENLRKSFHIAQRRPGIMGALASVVRRRHRTVHALDGVNFIIDRGELVGYIGPNGAGKSTTVKILSGILVPTAGRCEIEGRVPWRERVAHVRDIGVVFGQRTQLWWDLPVIESFELLRDIYRVPHTSYRRTREELVATLDLAPLLDVPVRQLSLGQRMRCDLAAALLHEPSILFLDEPTIGLDAASKLAVRAFIKQINTRRGVTVILTTHDMDDIEALCSRVMVIGNGSVLCDGTLADLRRQVTRERHLIVDLAEADGWRGEPGWGQLIEHASGRVRLAFDPDTLSPAELIAQVTATHAVRDLFVENPPIEQVVTRLYEGGA, encoded by the coding sequence ATGCCCCAGATCGTGGTCGAAAACCTGCGCAAATCTTTCCATATCGCTCAGCGGCGGCCGGGCATCATGGGGGCCTTGGCGAGCGTGGTCCGTCGGCGGCATCGTACGGTGCACGCCCTCGATGGCGTGAACTTTATAATCGACCGTGGGGAACTGGTGGGCTACATCGGTCCCAACGGGGCGGGCAAAAGCACCACGGTCAAGATTCTTTCGGGCATCCTCGTGCCCACGGCCGGCCGATGTGAAATCGAAGGCCGAGTGCCGTGGCGCGAACGCGTGGCGCATGTACGCGACATCGGCGTCGTGTTCGGCCAGCGAACGCAGTTGTGGTGGGACTTGCCGGTGATCGAGTCGTTCGAACTGCTGCGCGACATTTACCGGGTGCCGCACACGAGCTATCGTCGTACGCGGGAGGAACTGGTGGCGACGCTCGATCTGGCGCCGCTGCTGGATGTGCCGGTGCGGCAGTTGAGCCTGGGGCAGCGGATGCGGTGCGATCTGGCGGCGGCGTTGCTGCATGAGCCAAGCATCCTGTTTCTGGATGAGCCGACGATCGGCCTGGATGCGGCGAGCAAGCTGGCAGTGCGTGCGTTCATCAAGCAGATCAACACGCGGCGCGGCGTGACGGTGATCCTGACCACACACGACATGGACGACATTGAGGCGTTGTGCAGTCGGGTGATGGTCATCGGCAACGGCAGCGTACTGTGCGACGGCACGCTGGCGGACCTTCGCAGGCAGGTCACGCGCGAGCGGCACCTGATCGTGGATCTTGCCGAGGCCGACGGCTGGCGAGGCGAGCCAGGCTGGGGCCAGCTGATCGAGCACGCAAGTGGACGCGTTCGGCTCGCTTTTGATCCCGACACGCTGTCCCCGGCCGAGCTGATTGCGCAGGTGACAGCGACGCACGCGGTGCGCGATCTGTTCGTGGAAAATCCGCCCATTGAACAGGTCGTCACCCGGCTTTACGAAGGCGGTGCGTAA
- a CDS encoding ABC transporter permease: MNGLQLYIRLLGTSVRSQLQYRASFLLAASGQFLATGVEFLGIWALFARFDQLQGWRLAEVALFYGTLSVAFAIGDALGTGYDRMGAMVRSGDFDRVLVRPRSTVLQIMGIELAMRRVGRLLQGLIVLCAAVYVLDITWTPATVALLLLTIVGGVCLFLGLFVLQGTLTFWTVESVEAVNAFSYGGVTAGQYPITIYADWFRQFFTFIVPLACVSYLPLTLVLDKEDILGVPPVLRASAPLVGVSFLWLALSIWQVGVRRYKSTGN, translated from the coding sequence ATCAACGGCTTACAGCTTTACATTCGCCTGCTGGGCACGTCGGTTCGCTCACAGCTTCAATATCGCGCCAGCTTCCTGCTGGCGGCGAGCGGACAGTTTCTCGCCACTGGCGTGGAGTTTTTGGGCATCTGGGCCTTGTTCGCCCGCTTCGATCAGCTTCAGGGCTGGCGGCTGGCGGAGGTGGCGCTGTTCTATGGCACGCTGAGCGTGGCCTTCGCGATCGGCGACGCGCTGGGCACGGGGTATGACCGCATGGGGGCGATGGTGCGTAGCGGCGACTTCGACCGTGTACTCGTGCGCCCGCGTTCAACCGTGCTCCAGATCATGGGCATCGAACTGGCCATGCGCCGCGTGGGTCGACTGCTGCAGGGCCTGATCGTGCTCTGTGCGGCCGTCTACGTGCTCGACATTACATGGACGCCCGCAACCGTCGCCCTTCTGCTGCTGACGATCGTCGGTGGCGTTTGCCTGTTCCTGGGCCTGTTCGTCCTTCAGGGCACGCTGACCTTCTGGACCGTCGAATCCGTGGAGGCGGTCAACGCCTTCAGTTACGGCGGTGTGACGGCCGGGCAGTACCCGATCACGATCTACGCCGACTGGTTCCGGCAGTTTTTCACCTTCATCGTGCCCCTGGCATGCGTGAGCTACCTGCCGCTGACCCTTGTGCTCGACAAGGAAGACATCCTCGGCGTGCCCCCAGTTCTGCGAGCATCAGCACCCTTGGTCGGTGTCAGCTTTCTGTGGCTCGCGCTGAGCATTTGGCAAGTGGGCGTGCGACGGTATAAATCGACAGGGAACTGA
- a CDS encoding nucleotidyltransferase domain-containing protein, producing MAKPIQQRDIHAWQPLSVPEVVAVMRGATVPWWIAGGWAIDLYLGRQTRPHGDTDVLVLRRDQLAIQQHLCRWHLYKTGQPTPSRLAPWPEGEFLKRETGINDIWIKNEVGRPWRLQLMFMESEGERWVFRRDERIGGRIDELGWQTSEGVPVLRPEIQLLYKGRLADRRPKDDADFAAVLPHLATSQWTWLAKGLKQQFGDTHPWLERLSKQTSGPSEPD from the coding sequence ATGGCGAAACCAATCCAACAACGCGACATCCATGCCTGGCAACCGCTGAGCGTGCCGGAGGTGGTGGCGGTGATGCGAGGTGCGACCGTGCCATGGTGGATCGCCGGCGGTTGGGCGATCGACCTGTACCTCGGTCGACAGACGCGGCCGCATGGCGATACTGACGTGCTGGTCCTGCGGCGGGACCAATTGGCCATTCAGCAGCATCTGTGTCGTTGGCATCTGTACAAGACCGGCCAACCCACGCCGTCAAGGCTGGCACCGTGGCCCGAGGGCGAGTTCCTCAAACGGGAAACGGGTATCAACGATATATGGATCAAGAACGAAGTGGGTAGGCCGTGGCGGCTGCAATTGATGTTCATGGAAAGTGAAGGCGAGCGGTGGGTGTTCCGGCGTGATGAGCGCATCGGCGGCCGCATCGACGAACTTGGCTGGCAGACGAGCGAGGGTGTGCCGGTGCTGCGGCCGGAGATTCAGTTGCTGTACAAAGGGCGGCTGGCGGATCGGCGTCCCAAGGACGATGCCGACTTTGCGGCCGTGCTGCCGCATTTGGCTACGAGTCAGTGGACCTGGCTGGCGAAGGGGTTGAAGCAGCAGTTTGGCGATACCCATCCTTGGCTTGAGCGACTGTCGAAACAAACGTCCGGACCGTCAGAACCAGATTAG
- a CDS encoding HEAT repeat domain-containing protein, producing MAHMSCPTIPDANAQHTQQAEVNPNGWLENWWSWVHWWEANQLSKVEVPDIAASPEEWRADAVRALLEATEAVDTRLVAEAALALGKVGAGEATARLIELTSHPNPEVRQVAWLGLGLLDDGAARGHMLDPDLPSAFNNEDDLGAWVVAVGLMTDPPDEVLQRLHQVMTTSRSVEAQRLAAWAIRIHNPPGTVELMEQVVRESGDAQLVSEAILAIGQNQDEANEQLLSDIYLDLGQANRIHSLPRLHRLHIRQVGGAYQTHGEYAPPIVGIRHAAAMALAFYDEADDYERSLARRNLLRSFSEVPQEQRDQLRGDPGRYPFYDRRWFHGTLVRQDRGASEVRFGLVSLGQIGGSSDVDLFMDVMAMRYTYEHLRRRERPLDPNRAMAAIGLGLLAERGVALAADDLAHRHDRAVREQRRPLQRLERYLNDRSETTEFRSACALALGLSKHPLANEILREAAGRVRPDEALLTGHIILALGMHRDPVVLQLASNMGLTPVEEVDVDQLHEDVSGSTRVSVLAQRAAIMGVGLLGEEEAGPLLLSAFTRERYISQTVVRSLKWSGHYDITPGLIALLDSDDAHLQQLAAWSLGELLEPARVSRLQRLMQDVNFTLPNYRSFSREGGYESSLRRRAREGLVYRFRAYAAPYMHERLLYGTGVFWH from the coding sequence GTGGCCCACATGTCGTGCCCGACGATTCCCGACGCCAACGCCCAGCACACTCAGCAGGCCGAGGTGAACCCGAACGGCTGGCTTGAAAACTGGTGGTCTTGGGTGCACTGGTGGGAAGCGAACCAACTGTCGAAGGTCGAAGTGCCCGACATCGCGGCTTCGCCAGAGGAATGGCGTGCGGATGCGGTAAGGGCATTGCTCGAAGCGACCGAAGCGGTCGACACCCGGCTCGTGGCAGAGGCGGCTCTGGCGTTGGGAAAGGTCGGGGCCGGCGAGGCCACAGCGCGACTGATCGAACTGACATCCCACCCCAACCCCGAGGTGCGACAGGTGGCATGGTTGGGACTGGGGCTGCTTGATGACGGGGCTGCCCGGGGCCACATGCTCGATCCCGACCTGCCATCCGCGTTCAACAATGAAGATGATCTGGGTGCATGGGTGGTCGCGGTGGGATTGATGACCGACCCGCCCGATGAGGTGTTGCAACGGCTGCACCAGGTAATGACCACCAGTCGATCAGTCGAGGCACAACGGCTCGCCGCATGGGCAATTCGCATCCACAATCCGCCGGGCACGGTGGAACTGATGGAGCAGGTGGTGCGAGAAAGTGGCGATGCTCAACTGGTATCCGAGGCAATCCTGGCGATCGGGCAGAACCAGGACGAAGCCAACGAGCAACTGCTGTCCGACATCTATCTGGATTTGGGCCAGGCGAATCGGATTCACAGCCTGCCGCGACTGCACCGTCTGCATATTCGGCAGGTCGGTGGTGCTTACCAGACGCACGGTGAGTATGCTCCTCCGATTGTTGGCATCCGCCATGCGGCCGCGATGGCCTTGGCGTTCTATGATGAAGCTGACGACTACGAGCGATCGCTTGCGAGGCGCAACCTTCTTCGCTCATTTTCAGAAGTGCCGCAGGAGCAGCGTGATCAGTTGCGTGGCGACCCCGGCCGGTATCCCTTCTATGACCGCCGTTGGTTTCACGGAACGCTGGTGCGGCAGGACCGAGGCGCATCGGAAGTTCGATTCGGCCTCGTCTCTCTCGGTCAAATCGGCGGTTCGAGTGATGTCGACCTGTTCATGGACGTGATGGCCATGCGCTACACCTATGAGCACTTGCGCCGCCGTGAAAGGCCGCTCGACCCCAATCGTGCCATGGCTGCAATTGGTCTCGGGCTGCTCGCGGAACGAGGTGTGGCCCTCGCCGCTGATGACCTTGCCCACCGTCACGATCGTGCCGTTCGCGAGCAGCGGCGTCCGCTGCAACGGCTCGAACGCTATCTCAACGACCGTAGCGAAACCACCGAGTTCCGCTCCGCTTGTGCTTTGGCCTTGGGGCTCAGCAAGCATCCGTTGGCCAACGAGATCCTGCGTGAGGCGGCCGGGCGTGTACGTCCTGATGAAGCTCTGCTGACCGGCCACATCATCCTGGCGCTCGGGATGCACCGTGACCCCGTCGTCCTCCAACTCGCCAGCAACATGGGATTGACGCCGGTGGAGGAGGTGGATGTGGACCAGCTTCATGAAGATGTCTCTGGCTCGACACGCGTTTCCGTGCTCGCTCAGCGAGCGGCGATCATGGGCGTCGGCTTGCTGGGCGAAGAGGAGGCCGGCCCGCTGCTGCTCTCGGCCTTCACGCGGGAGCGGTACATCAGCCAGACGGTAGTGCGCAGCCTGAAGTGGTCCGGCCACTACGACATCACGCCTGGCCTGATCGCCCTGCTCGACAGCGACGACGCCCATCTGCAACAACTCGCCGCGTGGTCTTTGGGCGAACTGCTGGAGCCTGCCCGAGTCTCCCGGCTCCAGCGCCTGATGCAGGACGTGAACTTCACCTTGCCCAACTACCGCAGCTTCAGCCGGGAAGGTGGCTACGAATCGTCCCTGCGTCGGCGGGCCCGGGAAGGCCTGGTTTACCGCTTCCGTGCGTATGCCGCCCCGTACATGCATGAGCGGCTGCTGTACGGGACGGGGGTGTTCTGGCACTGA
- a CDS encoding RNA polymerase sigma factor, whose translation MSGIEPESLARWYGRFAPALLLYVRQWLGAAEAEDVVQEVFASLMQQRQPPASVQAWLFRSARHAALNAQRSRRRRTSHEARLAATDAGWFQADPGQAIDAQLAEHTLADLPDEQREVIVLRIWGQLGWQEIADLVGRPTSTVFSRYQSGLQSLRQRLENPCQKPDD comes from the coding sequence ATGAGCGGGATTGAGCCGGAAAGCCTGGCCCGATGGTACGGCCGATTCGCTCCGGCGCTGCTGCTTTATGTCCGGCAATGGCTCGGTGCGGCGGAAGCCGAGGACGTGGTGCAGGAAGTGTTCGCATCGCTGATGCAACAACGCCAGCCGCCTGCGTCGGTGCAGGCCTGGCTGTTCCGCTCGGCTCGCCACGCGGCGCTCAATGCTCAACGTTCACGCAGACGGCGTACGAGTCACGAAGCTCGCCTTGCCGCTACCGATGCGGGTTGGTTTCAGGCGGATCCCGGCCAGGCGATCGACGCCCAACTCGCCGAGCACACGCTGGCCGACCTGCCCGACGAACAGCGCGAGGTGATCGTGCTTCGGATCTGGGGCCAGTTGGGCTGGCAGGAAATCGCAGACCTGGTCGGGCGACCGACCTCAACCGTGTTCAGCCGATACCAGAGCGGCTTGCAAAGTCTCCGGCAGCGATTGGAGAACCCATGTCAGAAACCAGACGATTGA
- a CDS encoding permease prefix domain 1-containing protein, protein MSTRLHELAERVTHRLRMDPDLRRDVAEELTSHLDASTAEYIDAGEPVERAEAQAMRALGDEQDLADQLWRANRGRIRLRFWLRWTARVVLVPAVLLAVALIPMQHRLEQRDARQLQALMAWQMEPGVAGVDGAAQPVAIDDHALLRHLDERERRLVLGDPEAQSALESAAAMVEAYPDDPAVHARYALTWIGSLDSDALARGEADTQALLDTLERGKQLEPDNGLYDLLKASLLVYRAGVLNQRDGEMQLELDDREAMEAVVAAFVAASQSAYLRTHGVDLVGRQMALLPASRSANEYMLRQSIFASAALRGGIQYSARSRFTARYVAAYARQLGEEGRVDEARSLLSHVQHVGVRMVEDAGLLTIVLTGSSIAALGLSAEVHVLEEAGLDDEAADVQAVYDALLHEHTRFRETLHVDLPPLSSPLHLMRMNRQDQTGAVWIDRAERVWLSQVALLTGLWMLLAVTACAALASIVSLLRHRDGSERPRLVWPNMLEIAVAAGVVLAVMVGFYAVRFWMMDVPTIAAASAAGLLAALGVVLIGAMLVRRAMARQGLPVAALSKWWHAVTVVCVIGLGVLMFDIPVLSTRHGNSSPLTPMIAALVLTATWALLGVVRLSQLRKRTAMYRRTLVRSALPWLAMATLTVGLVGGGVLLISESTTIDALDRHANVGITHERDHSAVTAYRDWLADSVR, encoded by the coding sequence ATGTCGACAAGACTGCATGAACTGGCGGAGCGTGTGACGCATCGGCTGCGGATGGACCCGGACCTGCGGCGGGACGTGGCGGAGGAACTGACGTCCCACCTGGACGCGTCGACCGCCGAGTACATCGACGCGGGCGAGCCGGTGGAGCGGGCCGAGGCGCAGGCGATGCGGGCGCTGGGCGATGAGCAGGATCTCGCCGATCAGCTCTGGCGGGCCAACCGCGGCCGCATCCGCCTGCGGTTCTGGCTGCGTTGGACGGCCCGGGTGGTGCTCGTACCGGCGGTGCTGTTGGCGGTGGCGTTGATCCCGATGCAGCATCGCCTGGAGCAGCGGGATGCTCGGCAGTTGCAGGCTTTGATGGCATGGCAGATGGAACCCGGCGTCGCCGGCGTGGACGGCGCCGCTCAGCCGGTGGCGATCGACGATCACGCGTTACTCCGTCACCTCGACGAGCGGGAACGGCGACTGGTGCTCGGCGATCCAGAGGCGCAAAGCGCACTCGAAAGTGCCGCGGCGATGGTCGAAGCCTACCCCGATGACCCGGCGGTGCACGCTCGATATGCCTTGACCTGGATCGGCTCGCTCGACTCGGACGCGCTGGCCCGGGGTGAAGCAGACACGCAGGCTCTGCTGGACACGTTGGAGCGCGGCAAGCAGCTTGAGCCTGACAACGGGTTGTACGACCTGCTGAAGGCGAGCCTGCTGGTGTACCGGGCCGGTGTACTGAATCAACGTGACGGCGAGATGCAGTTGGAACTGGATGATCGCGAAGCCATGGAAGCGGTGGTTGCAGCGTTCGTGGCGGCGAGTCAATCTGCTTACCTTCGCACGCATGGGGTGGACCTCGTCGGCCGACAGATGGCGTTGCTGCCTGCGTCGCGTTCGGCGAACGAATACATGCTGCGGCAAAGCATCTTCGCCAGCGCGGCCTTGCGCGGCGGGATCCAGTATTCCGCACGCTCACGCTTCACAGCCCGATACGTGGCCGCCTATGCGAGGCAACTCGGCGAAGAAGGCCGGGTCGACGAAGCGCGATCGCTTCTCTCTCACGTTCAGCACGTTGGCGTTCGCATGGTGGAGGATGCCGGCCTGCTGACCATCGTGCTCACTGGTTCGTCGATCGCCGCCCTGGGCTTAAGCGCCGAGGTGCATGTGCTGGAGGAGGCCGGTCTGGATGATGAAGCTGCCGACGTTCAGGCCGTGTATGACGCCCTGCTGCATGAACACACCCGCTTCCGCGAGACACTGCATGTGGATTTGCCGCCCCTGTCCAGCCCGCTTCACCTGATGCGAATGAACCGGCAGGACCAGACCGGGGCGGTGTGGATCGATCGAGCGGAACGCGTGTGGCTGTCTCAGGTGGCGTTGTTGACTGGCTTGTGGATGTTGCTGGCGGTTACCGCATGCGCCGCGCTGGCGTCGATAGTCTCGCTGCTGCGTCACCGCGACGGCAGCGAACGGCCGCGGCTGGTATGGCCGAACATGTTGGAGATCGCCGTCGCTGCCGGAGTTGTCCTTGCGGTGATGGTTGGGTTTTACGCTGTCCGGTTCTGGATGATGGACGTCCCGACTATCGCAGCGGCCAGCGCGGCAGGCTTGCTCGCGGCGCTTGGCGTGGTGCTGATCGGCGCTATGTTGGTGCGACGGGCCATGGCGAGGCAGGGGCTGCCGGTCGCAGCGTTATCCAAATGGTGGCATGCTGTCACGGTTGTGTGCGTGATCGGCCTGGGCGTGCTGATGTTCGATATTCCTGTTCTCTCAACACGGCACGGCAATTCGTCGCCGCTGACGCCCATGATCGCGGCCCTGGTACTCACCGCCACATGGGCACTGCTGGGCGTGGTTCGGCTGAGCCAGTTGCGCAAGCGAACGGCGATGTACCGCCGTACGCTTGTGCGCTCGGCATTGCCCTGGCTGGCGATGGCCACCCTCACGGTCGGCCTGGTCGGCGGCGGGGTGCTGCTGATCAGCGAATCCACCACCATCGACGCCCTTGACCGCCACGCGAACGTGGGCATTACGCACGAACGGGATCATTCTGCCGTCACCGCCTATCGTGACTGGCTTGCCGACAGTGTGCGGTAG